One Candidatus Methylomirabilota bacterium genomic region harbors:
- a CDS encoding lipoyl synthase: VNRDDLADGGAAHFATTTRAIRRHAPPCRIELLIPDFQGSAAALETVIEAGPDVLNHNTETVPRLYKVARHGGRYERTLELFRHARRVAPSLVTKSGIILGLGEEREELLATMADLRAADVAILTLGQYLRPSAKHLPVARFYHPDEFAELAERGREMGFAHVESGPLVRSSYHAKRQTDHVTQPQASRADK; the protein is encoded by the coding sequence CGGTGAATCGCGACGACCTCGCCGACGGCGGCGCCGCCCATTTCGCCACGACCACCCGAGCAATCCGCCGGCACGCGCCGCCCTGCCGGATCGAGCTCCTCATCCCGGACTTCCAGGGCAGCGCGGCCGCGCTCGAGACCGTCATCGAGGCGGGGCCCGATGTGCTCAACCACAACACCGAGACGGTGCCGCGGCTCTACAAGGTCGCCCGCCACGGCGGCCGCTACGAGCGGACGCTCGAGCTGTTTCGTCACGCGCGCCGGGTCGCCCCGTCGCTGGTGACGAAGTCGGGCATCATCCTGGGGCTCGGCGAGGAGCGGGAGGAGCTGCTGGCCACCATGGCCGACCTCCGCGCGGCGGACGTGGCCATCCTCACCCTCGGGCAATACCTCCGGCCCTCCGCGAAGCACCTGCCGGTCGCGCGCTTCTACCACCCGGACGAGTTCGCGGAGCTCGCGGAGCGCGGCCGGGAGATGGGATTCGCCCACGTGGAGTCGGGGCCGCTGGTCCGCTCCTCCTATCACGCCAAGCGGCAGACCGATCACGTGACGCAGCCGCAGGCGAGCCGAGCGGATAAGTAA
- the ndhC gene encoding NADH-quinone oxidoreductase subunit A encodes MDYVSILMVFAVSAVVAGALLGIPGLIAPKRISAVKQAPFECGKDPVMLPEGRFAIKFSTIAIFFILFDIELVFVWPWAAMFRHLGWFGFVEMIVFLGILMLGFLYIWKKRGLEWE; translated from the coding sequence ATGGACTACGTCTCCATCCTGATGGTCTTCGCGGTCTCGGCGGTGGTGGCGGGCGCCCTGCTCGGCATCCCGGGCCTCATCGCGCCCAAGCGCATCAGCGCGGTCAAGCAGGCGCCGTTCGAGTGCGGCAAGGATCCGGTCATGCTCCCGGAGGGCCGGTTCGCCATCAAGTTCTCCACCATCGCGATCTTCTTCATCCTGTTCGACATTGAGCTGGTGTTCGTCTGGCCCTGGGCGGCGATGTTCCGGCATCTGGGCTGGTTCGGCTTCGTGGAGATGATCGTCTTCCTGGGCATCCTGATGCTCGGGTTCCTCTACATCTGGAAGAAGCGAGGGCTCGAATGGGAGTAG
- a CDS encoding NADH-quinone oxidoreductase subunit B, translated as MGVGTFFTSKLDEAIGWARKYSIFQYPFVTACCGMEYMATACSHYDVDRFGAGLPRFSPRQADVLFVVGTISHKMAPVLKRIYDQMCEPKWVVAFGVCTCTGGFYDNYATVQGIDTIIPVDVYIPGCPPRPESVIDGLMKLQDKIAAGTQRF; from the coding sequence ATGGGAGTAGGAACCTTCTTCACCTCCAAGCTGGATGAGGCCATCGGCTGGGCTCGGAAGTATTCCATCTTCCAGTACCCGTTCGTCACCGCGTGCTGCGGCATGGAGTACATGGCGACGGCGTGCTCGCACTACGACGTCGACCGCTTCGGGGCCGGGCTGCCGCGCTTCTCGCCCCGCCAGGCGGACGTGCTCTTCGTCGTCGGCACGATCAGTCACAAGATGGCGCCGGTGCTCAAGCGAATCTACGACCAGATGTGCGAGCCCAAGTGGGTGGTCGCCTTCGGCGTCTGCACCTGCACGGGAGGGTTCTACGACAACTACGCGACGGTCCAGGGGATCGACACCATCATTCCCGTGGACGTCTACATTCCCGGCTGCCCCCCGCGTCCCGAAAGCGTCATCGACGGCTTGATGAAGCTCCAGGACAAGATCGCGGCGGGCACCCAGCGCTTCTGA
- a CDS encoding NADH-quinone oxidoreductase subunit C, with amino-acid sequence MDGAAILARLREHLGDRALATHDYRGDHTAVISREGISAGLALCRNDAALGFDLLVDITAVDYLRFPGREDGPRFEVIYHLYSVAHNHRIRLKVPLEQDDAVIPTACGLWPIANWLEREAWDMFGIRFDGHPDLRRLLMYEEFEGHPLRKDYPINRRQPLIGPKV; translated from the coding sequence ATGGACGGAGCCGCCATTCTCGCTCGCCTGCGCGAGCACCTGGGTGACCGCGCACTCGCGACCCACGACTACCGGGGCGACCACACCGCGGTCATCTCGCGCGAGGGCATCTCGGCCGGGCTCGCGCTGTGCCGCAACGACGCCGCGCTGGGATTCGACCTGCTCGTGGACATCACCGCGGTGGACTACCTGCGCTTCCCGGGCCGGGAGGACGGGCCTCGCTTCGAGGTCATCTATCATCTGTATTCGGTCGCTCACAACCACCGGATCCGGCTCAAGGTGCCGCTCGAGCAAGACGACGCGGTGATCCCGACCGCCTGCGGACTCTGGCCGATCGCCAACTGGCTGGAGCGCGAAGCGTGGGACATGTTCGGCATCCGCTTCGACGGCCACCCGGACCTGCGCCGCTTGCTGATGTACGAAGAGTTCGAGGGCCACCCGCTGCGGAAGGACTACCCGATCAACCGCCGCCAGCCCCTGATCGGGCCGAAGGTGTAG
- a CDS encoding NADH-quinone oxidoreductase subunit D, which produces MADTRELFLSEGATAGSSSGSQHLYVNMGPAHPAMHGIVRIFAELDGETVVKADVEIGYLHRAFEKDCEAGPYNNAIPYTDRLNYVSPLINNFGYSSAIEKLLGIEITDRCKYIRVIMSEISRICDHLTCVGAGAMEVGAFTVFLYMIKAREFLWELVEDVTGARLTISYGRVGGVKADLPTGFDLKVKKAFAETREVLQEVHTLITGNRIFMDRLVGVGALSKEDTIAWGITGPLLRAAGVPFDLRKAQPYWAYDRIPFEIALGKNGDNFDRYLVRMAEMEQSMRIAEQALDGLPGGAIQVDWEGRAIDPATYVDLGKQGKTEGLLLLPIKLSPNLLGQDRSAHDRVNTQDKRVVLPPKSDAYGSIEGLMNHFMLVMEGYGIRPPAGEAYYAVEGANGELGFYVVSDGSDRPYRVHCRPPCLPPVAALPKMIEGEMVADIIPTFGSVNMIGGELDR; this is translated from the coding sequence ATGGCCGACACGAGAGAGCTGTTCCTGAGCGAGGGCGCCACCGCCGGCAGTAGCAGCGGCAGCCAGCACCTCTACGTCAACATGGGGCCGGCGCATCCCGCGATGCACGGCATCGTGCGGATCTTCGCGGAGCTGGACGGCGAGACGGTGGTGAAGGCCGACGTGGAGATCGGCTATCTCCACCGGGCCTTCGAGAAGGACTGCGAGGCGGGCCCGTACAACAACGCGATTCCGTACACGGACCGGCTGAACTACGTCTCCCCGCTCATCAACAATTTCGGCTACAGCTCGGCGATCGAGAAGCTGCTCGGCATCGAGATCACCGACCGCTGCAAGTACATCCGGGTCATCATGAGCGAGATCTCCCGGATCTGCGACCACCTCACCTGCGTGGGCGCGGGGGCGATGGAGGTCGGGGCCTTCACCGTCTTCCTCTACATGATCAAGGCCCGCGAGTTCTTGTGGGAGCTGGTGGAGGACGTCACCGGCGCCCGGCTCACCATCTCCTACGGGCGGGTCGGCGGCGTGAAGGCGGACCTGCCGACCGGCTTCGACCTGAAGGTCAAGAAGGCGTTCGCGGAGACCAGAGAGGTCCTGCAGGAGGTCCACACCCTCATCACCGGCAACCGGATCTTCATGGACCGGCTGGTCGGCGTCGGCGCGCTCTCGAAGGAGGACACCATCGCGTGGGGCATCACCGGTCCGCTGTTGCGTGCCGCCGGCGTGCCCTTCGACCTGCGCAAGGCGCAGCCCTACTGGGCCTACGACCGGATCCCGTTCGAGATCGCGCTCGGCAAGAACGGCGACAACTTCGACCGCTATCTGGTCCGCATGGCCGAGATGGAGCAGTCCATGCGGATCGCCGAGCAGGCGCTCGACGGGCTGCCAGGCGGAGCCATCCAGGTGGACTGGGAAGGCCGCGCCATCGATCCGGCCACCTACGTGGACCTGGGCAAGCAAGGCAAGACCGAGGGCCTGCTGCTCCTCCCGATCAAGCTGTCCCCGAACCTGCTGGGCCAGGATCGGAGCGCCCACGATCGCGTCAACACTCAGGACAAGCGCGTGGTCCTCCCCCCCAAGTCGGACGCCTACGGCTCGATCGAAGGCCTCATGAACCACTTCATGCTGGTCATGGAGGGCTACGGGATCCGCCCGCCCGCCGGCGAGGCCTACTACGCCGTCGAGGGCGCCAACGGGGAGCTGGGATTCTACGTGGTGTCGGACGGCAGCGACCGGCCCTATCGCGTCCATTGCCGCCCGCCCTGCCTGCCTCCGGTGGCCGCGCTGCCGAAGATGATCGAGGGCGAGATGGTCGCCGACATCATCCCCACCTTCGGCTCGGTCAACATGATCGGTGGCGAGCTCGACCGCTAA
- the nuoE gene encoding NADH-quinone oxidoreductase subunit NuoE — translation MADARRPEFNSDQLAEVRRLQGLYPDKRGALLPVLRLAQETFGYVSLEVEEYVAGLFDLSAAHVHEVVTFYTLFFQQPPGRHVVSVCHNLSCHLMGSKAIVQHLSQRLGVAVGETTADGRVTLLTVECLCACEQAPMMQVDDRYEGLLTPEKVDHILEGLR, via the coding sequence ATGGCCGACGCCAGGCGTCCAGAGTTCAATTCCGACCAGCTCGCCGAGGTGCGGCGGCTGCAGGGACTCTACCCGGACAAGCGCGGCGCGCTCCTCCCGGTGCTGCGACTGGCCCAGGAAACCTTCGGCTACGTGTCGCTCGAGGTCGAGGAGTACGTGGCCGGTCTGTTCGACCTGTCGGCGGCTCACGTCCACGAGGTCGTGACCTTCTACACCCTGTTCTTCCAGCAGCCGCCGGGCCGCCACGTGGTCTCGGTCTGCCACAACCTCTCCTGCCATCTGATGGGCTCCAAGGCCATCGTCCAGCACCTCAGCCAGCGCCTCGGCGTGGCGGTGGGGGAGACGACCGCCGATGGCCGGGTCACCCTCCTCACGGTGGAGTGTCTCTGCGCGTGCGAGCAGGCTCCGATGATGCAGGTGGACGACCGTTACGAGGGGCTGCTCACCCCCGAGAAGGTCGACCACATCCTCGAGGGACTGCGCTGA
- the nuoF gene encoding NADH-quinone oxidoreductase subunit NuoF, with protein MAEKVFTRNFDRPNSHTLAVYRETGGYTALPKALAMEPAAITEEVKKSNLRGLGGAAFPTGMKWSFIPKGSTDPKYLVINADEGEPGTFKDRYLLERDPHALIEGMIIAARAIDSHRGFVYIRGEYVQPWRVFSGAVKEAYEAGLLGQNIQGSGFDFDIVVHRGAGAYICGEETGLLSSLEGKKGWPKIKPPFPAVKGAFGHPTIVNNVETIAAVPHIINRGAAWFAGLGTKTQGGTRLYSVSGHVVKPGVVEAPVSVTLRSLIHDHCGGIRPGHRLKAVVPGGGSAPILTADEIDVTMDADGLKAAGTMIGSAGVIVMDETVSIPEALMVLARFYAHESCGQCTPCRESTGWIYKMSERIVEGKGRKEDLDTIVDVSKRGAGTTICAFYDGAVGPYVSYIEKFREEFEALIPRDNEPTCPS; from the coding sequence ATGGCCGAGAAGGTCTTCACCCGCAACTTCGATCGGCCGAACTCGCACACCCTCGCGGTCTACCGCGAGACCGGCGGCTACACCGCGCTGCCCAAGGCGCTCGCGATGGAGCCGGCCGCGATCACCGAGGAGGTGAAGAAGTCGAACCTTCGCGGACTCGGGGGCGCCGCCTTCCCGACCGGGATGAAGTGGAGCTTCATCCCGAAGGGCTCGACGGACCCGAAGTATCTCGTGATCAACGCCGACGAGGGGGAGCCGGGCACCTTCAAGGATCGCTACCTGCTCGAGCGCGATCCCCACGCCCTGATCGAGGGCATGATCATCGCGGCCCGCGCCATCGATTCGCACCGAGGCTTCGTCTACATCCGCGGCGAGTACGTGCAGCCCTGGCGTGTCTTCAGCGGGGCGGTGAAGGAAGCCTACGAGGCCGGGCTGCTCGGCCAGAACATCCAGGGCTCGGGCTTCGACTTCGACATCGTGGTGCATCGGGGGGCCGGCGCCTACATCTGCGGCGAGGAGACCGGGCTCCTCTCCTCGCTCGAAGGCAAGAAGGGCTGGCCCAAGATCAAGCCCCCGTTCCCGGCGGTGAAGGGCGCCTTCGGGCATCCCACCATCGTGAACAACGTGGAAACGATCGCCGCGGTGCCGCACATCATCAACCGGGGGGCGGCGTGGTTCGCGGGGCTCGGGACCAAGACCCAGGGCGGAACCAGGCTCTACTCGGTGTCGGGCCACGTGGTGAAGCCGGGCGTGGTGGAGGCGCCGGTGTCGGTCACGCTGCGCTCCCTGATCCACGACCACTGCGGCGGCATCCGCCCCGGTCATCGCCTCAAGGCGGTGGTGCCCGGCGGCGGCTCGGCCCCGATCCTCACCGCCGACGAGATCGACGTCACGATGGATGCCGACGGCCTCAAGGCGGCCGGCACCATGATCGGGTCCGCCGGGGTCATCGTCATGGACGAGACCGTGTCCATTCCCGAGGCCCTGATGGTTCTGGCGCGCTTCTACGCCCACGAGTCGTGCGGGCAGTGCACGCCGTGCCGCGAGTCCACCGGCTGGATCTACAAGATGAGCGAGCGGATCGTGGAGGGGAAGGGCCGCAAGGAGGACCTCGACACGATCGTCGACGTCTCCAAGCGCGGGGCCGGCACCACCATCTGCGCCTTCTACGACGGGGCGGTCGGCCCCTACGTGAGCTACATCGAGAAGTTCCGCGAGGAGTTCGAGGCCCTGATCCCCCGTGACAATGAGCCCACATGCCCAAGCTGA
- a CDS encoding molybdopterin-dependent oxidoreductase, with the protein MPKLTIDGKEIEVAPGTNLIEAARQVGAEVPHYCYHPGLSIAGQCRLCMVDIEKNPRPQIGCNTQAADGMVVHTRTERILETRKSIMEFHLVNHPLDCPVCDQAGECWLQIYYMRHGLYDPRMVDEKVHKPKAVPLGPHVILDAERCILCSRCVRFCDEITHTGELGIFNRGDHSEIGLFPGKTLENKYSGNVIDICPVGALTDRDFRFQVRVWYLDTARSICNGCARGCNVEVHTSRRRLHHNEGRRIARIKPRHNAEVNQWWICDEGRYGFRWIDDDTRLLTPVRREGGRDVAIGWDDSLAAMAAALKRYRPEEIGILASPKMSNEDLFALQRIASHLGVRAVDHRVPPQAPGDQDDFLIRADKNPNTRGAELIGLGQAEAATILEGARQGRIKLLWIFQHDLFDSALSAADVTAALSGAEMVVFQGTNANATSAGAHLVLPSAAYVEREGTFTNFQGRVQRFRTVVEPLGEAMADWQSLGRLGRALSGADPAFAATRAEQVFASLSGQVPAFSGMTYRGLADAGLVAKA; encoded by the coding sequence ATGCCCAAGCTGACGATCGACGGCAAGGAGATCGAGGTCGCCCCGGGCACCAATCTCATCGAGGCGGCTCGCCAGGTTGGCGCGGAGGTGCCCCACTACTGCTATCACCCGGGGCTCAGCATCGCGGGCCAGTGCCGGCTGTGCATGGTGGACATCGAGAAGAACCCACGGCCCCAGATCGGCTGCAACACCCAGGCCGCCGACGGGATGGTCGTCCACACCCGCACCGAGCGGATTCTCGAGACGCGCAAGTCGATCATGGAGTTCCACCTCGTCAACCACCCCCTGGACTGTCCGGTGTGCGACCAGGCGGGGGAGTGCTGGCTGCAGATCTACTACATGCGCCACGGGCTCTACGACCCGCGCATGGTGGACGAGAAGGTTCACAAGCCCAAGGCGGTGCCGCTCGGCCCCCACGTGATCCTGGACGCGGAGCGCTGCATCCTCTGCTCGCGCTGCGTGCGCTTCTGCGACGAGATCACCCACACCGGCGAGCTCGGCATCTTCAACCGCGGCGACCACTCCGAGATCGGCCTGTTCCCGGGCAAGACGCTCGAGAACAAGTACTCGGGTAACGTGATCGACATCTGCCCGGTGGGGGCGCTCACCGACCGAGACTTCCGCTTCCAGGTGCGGGTGTGGTATCTCGACACCGCGCGCTCGATCTGCAACGGTTGTGCGCGGGGTTGCAACGTCGAGGTCCACACCAGCCGCCGGCGCCTGCATCACAACGAGGGCCGGCGGATCGCGCGCATCAAGCCGCGCCACAACGCCGAGGTCAACCAGTGGTGGATCTGCGACGAAGGCCGCTACGGCTTCCGCTGGATCGATGACGACACCCGGCTGCTGACTCCGGTCCGGCGCGAGGGCGGCCGTGACGTCGCGATCGGCTGGGACGACTCGCTGGCCGCCATGGCCGCCGCGCTCAAGCGCTACCGGCCCGAGGAGATCGGCATCCTGGCTTCCCCGAAGATGTCCAACGAAGATCTGTTCGCCCTGCAGCGGATCGCGAGCCACCTCGGGGTGCGGGCGGTGGATCACCGCGTCCCGCCGCAGGCCCCGGGGGACCAGGACGATTTCCTGATCCGCGCCGACAAGAACCCCAATACGCGGGGTGCCGAGCTGATCGGGCTCGGCCAGGCCGAGGCCGCCACGATCCTCGAGGGCGCCCGGCAGGGGCGGATCAAGCTGTTGTGGATCTTCCAGCACGACCTCTTCGACTCGGCGCTGTCCGCCGCCGACGTGACCGCCGCCCTCTCCGGGGCGGAGATGGTCGTGTTCCAGGGGACCAACGCCAACGCCACCAGCGCGGGCGCGCATCTGGTCCTGCCGAGCGCGGCCTACGTCGAGCGCGAAGGCACCTTCACGAACTTCCAGGGGCGCGTGCAGCGGTTCCGCACCGTCGTCGAGCCGCTGGGGGAGGCGATGGCCGACTGGCAGAGCCTGGGCCGCCTGGGCCGCGCGCTGAGCGGCGCCGATCCGGCCTTCGCGGCCACGCGCGCCGAGCAGGTGTTTGCGAGCCTGTCGGGCCAGGTGCCGGCCTTCTCGGGCATGACCTATCGCGGGCTCGCGGACGCGGGCCTCGTCGCGAAGGCCTGA
- a CDS encoding complex I subunit 1 family protein: MSGLALDLLLQAIPVGFVMFVVLNFGGLLTWVERKQSAIMQDRIGANRASISILGLRIRILGLLHPLADALKMLTKEDFTPAHADRLMFKLAPFVSVFFGLAAFASIPFGDTLRIMGREIQLQAVTLNVGILYVLAMISMGIYGLMMAGWASANNYALLGGQRAAALMISAEIAIGASIMGVVMVYGSLNMQDIARGQGQPLLPQYFGAWIPAWGVLTQPLAFVLFLTAGIASTKRIPFDTPEGESEIIGYFVEYSGMKFGMFAMADFLETVVIAGMTTALFLGGWQVPYLQPTGFVFPWGATLDLPHLAVVALQVGAFLTKVAVMIWFLMLIRWTLPRFRYDQAMRLGWLALFPLSVLNILITAVVLLTVGKA; the protein is encoded by the coding sequence ATGAGCGGCCTCGCGCTGGACCTGCTGCTGCAGGCGATTCCGGTCGGGTTCGTCATGTTCGTGGTGTTGAACTTCGGCGGCCTGCTCACCTGGGTGGAGCGCAAGCAGTCGGCGATCATGCAGGACCGTATCGGGGCCAACCGGGCGTCGATCTCAATTCTGGGGCTTCGGATCCGCATCCTGGGGCTGCTCCACCCGCTGGCCGACGCGCTGAAGATGCTGACCAAGGAGGACTTCACGCCCGCCCACGCGGACCGGCTGATGTTCAAGCTGGCCCCGTTCGTGTCGGTGTTCTTCGGCCTGGCCGCCTTCGCGTCGATCCCGTTCGGCGACACCCTGCGGATCATGGGGCGCGAGATCCAGCTGCAGGCGGTCACCCTCAACGTGGGTATCCTCTACGTCCTGGCCATGATCTCGATGGGCATCTACGGGCTCATGATGGCGGGCTGGGCGTCGGCCAACAACTACGCGCTGCTCGGCGGGCAGCGGGCGGCTGCCCTCATGATCTCGGCCGAGATCGCGATCGGGGCCTCGATCATGGGCGTGGTCATGGTCTACGGCTCGCTGAACATGCAGGACATCGCGCGGGGCCAGGGACAGCCGCTGCTGCCGCAATACTTCGGCGCCTGGATCCCGGCGTGGGGCGTGCTCACCCAGCCGCTGGCCTTCGTGCTCTTCCTGACCGCGGGCATCGCCTCGACCAAGCGCATTCCCTTCGACACGCCGGAAGGCGAGTCGGAGATCATCGGCTACTTCGTCGAGTACAGCGGGATGAAGTTCGGCATGTTCGCGATGGCCGACTTCCTCGAGACGGTGGTGATCGCGGGCATGACCACCGCCCTGTTCCTGGGCGGCTGGCAGGTGCCGTATCTGCAGCCGACCGGTTTCGTGTTCCCGTGGGGCGCCACCCTCGACCTGCCGCACCTGGCCGTCGTGGCCTTGCAGGTGGGCGCATTCCTGACCAAGGTCGCGGTGATGATCTGGTTCCTGATGCTCATCCGCTGGACGCTGCCGCGCTTCCGCTACGATCAGGCGATGCGCCTGGGGTGGCTGGCCCTCTTCCCGCTGTCGGTGCTCAACATCCTGATCACCGCCGTCGTCCTGCTGACGGTGGGGAAGGCCTGA
- a CDS encoding NADH-quinone oxidoreductase subunit I: protein MTSYQTTNTPADPRHSSRLSLRQRFYVVEVLAGLALTAVHFFGNMWRHTLRVVFRVKSARGAVTIQYPDERRPYSPRLRSLHRLVRREDGSPRCVACMMCETVCPAHCIYIVAAEHPNPEIEKVPQRFDIDLGKCVFCGYCVEACPEDAIRMDTGILEFSAYDRRSMIYTKETLLALEPAGPHGVPTSPIPMPPLRRPS, encoded by the coding sequence GTGACGTCCTACCAGACCACCAACACGCCCGCCGATCCGCGTCACTCGAGCCGGCTGAGCCTCCGGCAGCGCTTCTACGTGGTCGAGGTGCTGGCGGGTCTCGCGCTCACCGCGGTGCACTTCTTCGGCAACATGTGGCGCCACACCCTGCGGGTGGTCTTCCGGGTGAAGAGCGCCCGCGGCGCGGTCACCATCCAGTACCCGGACGAGCGGCGGCCCTATTCTCCACGCCTGCGCAGCCTGCACCGGCTGGTCCGGCGCGAGGACGGCTCACCCCGCTGCGTGGCGTGCATGATGTGCGAGACGGTGTGCCCGGCCCACTGCATCTACATCGTGGCCGCCGAGCACCCGAACCCCGAGATCGAGAAGGTGCCCCAGCGGTTCGACATCGATCTCGGCAAGTGCGTGTTCTGCGGCTACTGCGTCGAGGCCTGCCCCGAGGACGCCATCCGCATGGACACCGGCATCCTCGAGTTCTCGGCCTACGACCGCCGCAGCATGATCTACACGAAGGAGACGCTGCTGGCCCTGGAGCCGGCGGGCCCCCACGGGGTGCCGACCTCCCCGATACCGATGCCCCCGTTGCGGAGGCCATCGTGA
- a CDS encoding NADH-quinone oxidoreductase subunit J, protein MSLVTFFVLAALAVGSAAGLLLRRNPIHSALFLVVNLGTIAALFLTLRAEFLAAVQVIIYAGAIAVLFVFAIMVLIPGKVETGPDPLRGQRLLTIPAVAALLILLALVLGSATFRGAVKPPLPGGADAVGRVLFTDYLFPFEVTSVLLLAAIVGVMALTKRRA, encoded by the coding sequence GTGAGCCTGGTCACCTTCTTCGTGCTGGCCGCGCTCGCGGTCGGCTCGGCAGCCGGGTTGCTGCTGCGGCGCAACCCGATCCACAGCGCGCTGTTCCTGGTGGTCAACCTCGGCACCATCGCGGCCCTGTTCCTGACCCTGCGCGCGGAGTTCCTGGCTGCGGTGCAGGTCATCATCTATGCGGGGGCCATCGCGGTGCTGTTCGTCTTCGCGATCATGGTCCTGATCCCGGGCAAGGTGGAGACGGGCCCGGACCCGCTGCGCGGCCAGCGCCTGCTCACGATTCCGGCGGTGGCGGCGCTCCTGATCCTCCTGGCCCTCGTGCTCGGCTCGGCCACCTTCCGGGGCGCGGTGAAGCCGCCGCTGCCCGGGGGGGCGGATGCGGTCGGACGGGTGCTCTTCACCGACTATTTGTTTCCGTTCGAGGTGACCTCGGTGCTCCTCCTGGCCGCCATCGTGGGAGTGATGGCCCTGACGAAGCGGCGGGCGTAG
- the nuoK gene encoding NADH-quinone oxidoreductase subunit NuoK has product MVPESYYVALSAVLFSMGVLGVLIRRDPLVIFMSIELMLNAANLALVALGQRHGTIEGQALVFFVMCVAAAEVAVGLAIIVAIFRLRRRLSVDELSTLRG; this is encoded by the coding sequence ATGGTTCCCGAGTCGTACTACGTCGCGCTCTCGGCGGTGCTGTTCAGCATGGGCGTGCTGGGGGTTCTGATCCGGCGCGATCCGCTCGTGATCTTCATGTCGATCGAGCTCATGCTCAACGCGGCCAACCTGGCGCTGGTCGCGCTCGGACAGCGGCACGGCACCATCGAGGGACAGGCGCTCGTCTTCTTCGTGATGTGCGTGGCCGCCGCCGAGGTGGCGGTGGGCCTGGCGATCATCGTGGCGATCTTCCGCCTCCGCCGGCGCCTCTCGGTCGACGAGCTCAGCACGCTGCGTGGATAG
- the pdhA gene encoding pyruvate dehydrogenase (acetyl-transferring) E1 component subunit alpha yields the protein MAQTKTATPPTRLDAELARRLLTQMALIRRFEEKAAEMYALGKIGGFLHLYIGQEAVAVGATSILRPDDYAVSSYREHGHCLAKGSDPRRVMAELFGRIDGLSKGKGGSMHLFDKSVNFLGGHGIVGAHLPLAAGAGFAIRYQGGDQVVLCYFGDGAVPQGEFHESMNLAALWKLPVIFICENNRYAMGTAIHRALAQTEIWRFAETYGIPGEAVDGMDVLAVREVVGRAVERARREKIPTLVEARTYRFRGHSMRDPAGAVYRTKEEVEREKLRDPIALFTDRCLKDGVLSEADVRNVEKAVNDLADEAVAFADASPEPSPEELFTDVYKD from the coding sequence ATGGCCCAGACCAAGACGGCGACTCCGCCGACCCGGCTCGATGCCGAGCTGGCCCGGCGGCTCCTCACCCAGATGGCCCTGATTCGGCGCTTCGAGGAGAAGGCGGCCGAGATGTACGCGCTCGGGAAGATCGGCGGCTTCCTGCACCTCTACATCGGGCAGGAGGCGGTGGCGGTCGGCGCGACGTCGATCCTTCGCCCGGACGACTACGCGGTCTCGTCGTATCGGGAGCACGGCCACTGCCTGGCCAAGGGATCGGACCCGCGCCGGGTCATGGCCGAGCTGTTCGGTCGCATCGACGGGCTCTCCAAGGGCAAGGGCGGGTCGATGCACCTGTTCGACAAGAGCGTGAACTTCCTGGGCGGCCACGGCATCGTGGGCGCGCACCTGCCGCTGGCCGCGGGCGCCGGCTTCGCGATCAGGTACCAGGGCGGCGACCAGGTCGTGCTGTGCTACTTCGGCGACGGGGCGGTGCCCCAGGGCGAGTTCCACGAGTCGATGAACCTGGCCGCGCTCTGGAAGCTGCCGGTGATCTTCATCTGCGAGAACAACCGCTACGCGATGGGCACCGCCATCCACCGGGCGCTCGCCCAGACCGAGATCTGGCGCTTCGCCGAGACCTACGGGATCCCGGGCGAGGCGGTGGACGGCATGGACGTGCTGGCGGTGCGCGAGGTGGTGGGCCGGGCGGTGGAGCGGGCACGCCGGGAGAAGATCCCGACCCTGGTGGAGGCGCGCACCTACCGCTTCCGCGGGCATTCCATGCGGGATCCGGCCGGGGCGGTGTACCGCACCAAGGAGGAGGTCGAGCGGGAGAAGCTTCGCGATCCGATCGCGCTCTTCACCGACCGCTGCCTGAAGGACGGCGTGCTCAGCGAGGCCGACGTCCGGAACGTGGAGAAGGCGGTGAACGACCTGGCCGACGAGGCGGTGGCCTTCGCCGACGCCTCGCCCGAGCCGTCGCCCGAAGAGTTGTTCACGGACGTCTACAAGGACTGA